AAAACCCGCCTACTATCCAAGAAACCAACAGCCAATCTCTTCTTCCTTCCCCGAACAGCCACAGCTCGAATAGCTCAACCAGTAGCAATGGCTTCCTCCACCACCACACCTCGCCGCACTCCCCCCGCCCGCCGCAACCAATCACTAGATCTGAACCAAACAACCAGTTCCCTACCACCTTCGTCCAAGCAGACACCACCTCCTTCAAGAAAGTGGTCCAAATGCTCACCGGGTCGTCCGAGACCGCCCGTATGGCCTCCAGACCGGAACCATTGAGAAGCCCGATCCCACCCATCAAGACCGGAGCAAAGAAAGACAAATCTTCCTCGAGGCTTTATGAACGCCGAAGCAGCCTCAAAAACTTTAAGATCAGCCCTTTGGGCCCTGGGTTATCCAGCAGTAGGCCCGGGGTTTTGGCCGGGCATTCGGGTACACCCAGACCTGGTACGCCGGAAATTCTGTCTCCCGGTATTCTTGATTTCCCTTCACTGGTTCTCAGCCCGGTCACGCCTCTGATACCTGACCCGTTCAACCGGTCACCCATTAACGTTCGTGTTCAAATGGCTGCTGCCAATTGCAATAACATTGACGTGGGGGCGGAAGAAAAAGCCATCAAAGACAAAGGTTTCTACTTGCACCAGTCGCCGGCGAACACTCCGAGGGATTCGGAACCCCGGCTGCTGCCTCTATTTCCGGTTA
This window of the Primulina tabacum isolate GXHZ01 chromosome 4, ASM2559414v2, whole genome shotgun sequence genome carries:
- the LOC142541456 gene encoding VQ motif-containing protein 4-like, translated to MENPPTIQETNSQSLLPSPNSHSSNSSTSSNGFLHHHTSPHSPRPPQPITRSEPNNQFPTTFVQADTTSFKKVVQMLTGSSETARMASRPEPLRSPIPPIKTGAKKDKSSSRLYERRSSLKNFKISPLGPGLSSSRPGVLAGHSGTPRPGTPEILSPGILDFPSLVLSPVTPLIPDPFNRSPINVRVQMAAANCNNIDVGAEEKAIKDKGFYLHQSPANTPRDSEPRLLPLFPVTSPRVATSSNASSS